CTTACGAAAGTTCTGGAAGAGGTAAGAAAATCTGTCGAGTTCATCCCTTGGAGCCTTAGAAAACTCGGATAATACATCGCTTTATCTTTCGTATTGTTCACTTTCACTTCCGCAACGACAACATAGCCGTCGTTTTGATCATCGAATTCTATGTACATGTCATCGTTCATGTCCGTGACTTTCAGGACCTGATACTTCTCTACAGACACAATGAATCCGTCCATATCGTTTTTGAAACCAGGATCTTCATTCGTATATAGCACTTCAACATCGCCTTCTGATTGTTCGGTGATATTATCTGTCATAACTTCCCCCCCATTGGGCGAAGCTTCCTCCTCATCTGTTGCTTTCTCCTCTTTCTCCTCTTTCTTTTCTTTTTCTTCACCTTCGTCTTTTTTCTTTTCTTCTGCTGCTGTGTCCTGGTTATCTGAAGAACCGGTTTCTTCAGACGAGCCACAGGCAGCAAGGAAAAAAGCCAAGACAGTCATTAGAATAAGCAAATACCTCTTGTGCATGTTCTCAACCCTCTCTCACAGAATTTAATAAAACCTTAACCATATTAACCCAAATATTTGGGTTAATATTTATAAAAGGAATATTTTAGTTATAAATAACCATACTTTGGTAGAAATAAACCAGTAATAATACATTCACGAGAAAAAAGGCCCACCCAATAAGAATCAGTATGGAACCTTCCAAGAGCGCCCTGGAAGATGTTTTATAAATACGCACAAAAAAACGCCCGGAAATTCCGGACGTTTTTCCCTTTAACGATATGGATTTTGTTTTCCAGTACCGTTTGTCTCCCCTTTTTCTCTTCTTAATGCGTTAAGATCTTTCTTATTTTTGTTCTTTTTCTTTTCACCCATAAGATGACCTCCCTTCCCCTTTAGTTTGTCTAAATGGTCGGAAATCAGCAGAACCATTGGATGTCAGCGATTCCAGACACTGACGAATATGACAACCGCTGCAAACACAATGGCGGATATGGATAGAATTTTGATAAATCCTTTCTTAGATAAAGCGTTATTCGTTGTTTCTCGACGAGCTGTCCAATATAGAATTCCAAATGTGACGAGGAAGGCTGCCGGAAAAAACCATTCCATCTCCAATCCCTCCTTTACATCTTTTTGGATAGAATTACCCAGGAAAGGAATACTGTACAAATATTCAACGCAATCAACATCTGGATGACCATGGAGGCCGTAAGGTTAACTCCTGCTTCCAGCAGCGTAAGTAAAGCAAACATATAGATAAGCATGGCAAAAAAAGAATAGAACAATCCTTTATAACGAATCAGCTGCATACGCTCGTCCTTCTGTTTGAACTGTGGGTGCAGATACGCCATGGAAAAACTCATGACCGCCATCGATACCATTAAATAAGCAGGCATGGACGGCAGCGTTCCTGCAAGAACAGATATAAGAATGAAGAACAGCGCCTGTACACTGAATAGTCCACCTGCTACTTTATACGCCAGTGGATAATAATCCATTATTTTTCCTCCTCAAAAATAAATATATCTTCAATGGCAGCCTGAAAAATACGTGCAATTTTAAATGCTAAAGGCAGGGATGGATCATATCTTCCTTTCTCGATGGATATAATCGTCTGTCTGGAAACCCCTAACTTTTCTGCCAGACGATCCTGTGATAATTGATGTTTTTTTCTATAGGCTACTAAATGATTTTTCACAATTACCCTACCGCCCTTTCTATAAAAAGAATAATGTAAAGCCACCTTTACGTCAAGGTAACTTTACATTATTCTTTTCGATTCCCTGAGTTGTTTTTCAAGCAAGCTTTTTGTTTACCATAATTTTTTTATGTATAGTAAATGTGTGGGAATGATTTTTTATCGTGCTTCCTTTTTGCAAGAAGGCTGTATACGTCGTAAAATCAAAAGAAAGGAGGATGAATATGGCACAACAGATAAGTAATAAAATTGCGTACATAACCGGTGCAGGAAGAGGGATTGGTAAGGCCACTGCTTTGGCACTGGCAGAAGAGGGTGTTCACCTTGGCTTGATGGCCCGAACGGAGAGTTCTCTCCATGAGGTGGCTGAGGAAGCCGCGAAGTATGGTGTTAAAGCCGTCACAGCTCCTGTAGATATTTCGGACATCCAAGCGGTCAATAAAGCCGTAGCAACATTGGAGGCAGATTTGGGAAAAGCGGACATCCTTATTAATAACGCGGGGATCGGCTTGAACGGATCGTTCCTTGAGCTGGAGCCTGAAGAGTGGAAACGGACGTTTGAAGTAAATGTCTATGGTACTTACCATGTCACTAGAGCCGTCCTTCCTCACATGGTGGATAAGAATAAGGGAGATGTCATCACGATCTCATCCAGCAACGGTCTCAAAGCCACAGCAGGTTCAACTTCCTACAGCGCTTCTAAATTCGCTGTCCAGGGGATGACGGAAGCATTAATGCAGGAAGTTCGCCGCCATAACATTCGCGTCTTCACCATGAACCCGAGTCTTGTCGCAACAGAACTTGTCTTTGGTGACGAGCTGGAGGAGAAGAACCAAGACAAATTCATGCAGCCGGAAGACCTGGCAGAATTCATTATATCCCAGTTGAAACTGGATCAGCGTATTTTCATTAAACAATCGCTTCAATGGGCAACCAATCCATTTTAAATCAAAACACCTCTCATTTTATTGATGAGAGGTGTTTTGATTTCCCTTTCTTATTCCCGCTTTTCTTATAGGATTACTGATTAAAGACACCGTTTTTCATGGGCTTAATTGTTTTGAAATCACATCCGCGATGTACACACCGGAGGCAGCTGCCTGGGAGAGAGAATGCGTTTCGCCAGAGCAGTCTCCAGCCAGATAAAGTCCGGAAATCTCCGTTTCAAAGCAGCGGTCTGTCGACATTTTCGGTTCATAAAATTTAGCATCCATTCCATAAAGAAGGGTATCCTCATCCATAGTTACACCAGTCCAATTCTCTAACCTTCGGAGCAGCGTTTCCATCGCTGAAATATAAAGATCGGGAACTTCATCTTTAAGAAAACCAGGGTCCGCCGCAAGGGAAGGTTTGACCCGGTTGTAAGTCAATGTTGACGTTGGTTTGTTCTGCCGAAGATCCCCGAGCCGCTGGACGAGAATTCTTTCATCCTTTCGATTAATTCCTCCCAGCACCTTGGATGCTGCTTTCATAGCAGCTTCGTATGTATGGAAATACTGAGGAACGAAAAGGGTGAAATTTAAATTGCCGCTCGGACCGCCTCCCTCGTATTGATTCTGCCCATCTGCCATCGTCCATCCGTGCTGAAACTTTCTAATAATCCTTCCGTCCGGGTTCATGCAGTAGGTCGTAGCCTCCCATTCGTCCGCTGCTATCCTCCATTTTGTTTCAAATGTGCGATCCAGAATGCTGTCTAGCTGGCCACGCTTCATCTCCACTCTAAGCCCGAGATCAAGCCTTGTTTTCAAAGATTTTAATCCTAGTTCCGCTGCCTGATTGAGCATCCAGTCACTTCCGCTTTTTCCTGTTGCAAAAATCACCTTTTTTGTTCGGATGATCCCTTCACTCGTGCGGAGAAGAAAAACGTTCTCATTCGACGTGACCTCATATACATCGGTCTGGAAAGAGAAGCTGATGGATTTCTTCAAGGTTTCAAACATGTTCTGAAAAACACGTTTTGATACTTTTGTTCCCAAGTGCCGGACAGAGGTGGTCAGCATCTCCAGGGAGTGTTCACGCGCCTCTGCTGCCAATTCCTTATTCCACGTGTGATAGATCCTCTTCACGTCCCCACCATAATCACAAAGAATGTCATCAACAGCCTTCATGTATTCCATCGCTTTTCTGGAGCCGATTTTTTTATACAGTTCTCCTCCAAAAGCATTGGTATAATTGAATTTCCCTTCGGATTTTCCGAGACCGCCAAAGCCGAAATAACGATCGCATAACTGACCGCACGTACACGATTGTCCAATCTCCGACCCACAAAAACGATTGGCAAGAGGTTTTCCTTTATCTATTATTTTGATGGATAAAGGGTTTCTTTTCTGTGCCAGACGACAAGCAAGGAAGGCCGCACTTACACCGGCACCAATGATGGTGACGTCATACATCGGTCTTCACCTTTGCGTACACACACGTATCCGTAAGTTTCGATCCATCAACAGATTTGTCTTCATTCCTTAAGATCCCTTCAAGATCAAACCCCAGCCCTTCCGGGACAGCTCTGCTCCGTCGATTGTCGGACTCGCACCGTATTTCCACCCGTGCACAATGCAATCCTCTGAATGCATAATCTGTCAGCACCGATACCGCTTCCCTCATGTACCCTTTACCTGTTGCCTGCTTATCCAACCAGTACCCGATCTCTACTGCCGGGACATTCCAATTGATCCTGTGGAATCCACACGTCCCGACATAGCTGCCGCTTTCTTTCTCAAACAGAAGGTACCGGAGGTTTGTGCGAAGGTAGAATTTCGCACGGGATTCGCGCGCGTTCGCTTCTGTTTCTTCTACTGTGGGAAGCTGCTGCACGAAACCAAGCCAAGGACGCAGTTCCTCTATTGATCTGCGAATCGACGCATTGATCTCAGCCCCGTCCCCTGGTTCAGGTATCCTTAAGATTAACCGATCCGTTTCTAACTTCTCTTTCACATCCACCATTACCGGATTCAAAGTAACACCCCTTAAAAAAGAATATCTTTCACCCGCCTTATTCCTTCTTTCCAGTCGCTTCTCTCACCATAGTTATAAACTTGTCCGGACCACTATAGAAGGCTTGATCTGCCTCAAAACCCATCCGTGAATAAAGACGGATGGCACGCCTGTTAAACGTGGCAACAGATAGACGCAGACAGCTTTCGGAGTCTTTTTCCACCTCATCCAGTACAGCTTTGAAAAACGGTGTTCCTTTTCCCTGTCCCGTCCAGGACGGCTTCAACCCTACTCCAATATCCGTACAACGGCGCTCATAGGCTCCAAAAGGATACCCAGCGGGGACGCGGGCACTCGGACCAGTACAATAGAAGCCGATGAGGTTCTCCCCTACAAACGCTGCCACATAGCTTCCATCCAAACGCTCCTTCACATTTTCTTCGTTTACAGCTACATTATAAAAATCATAGGGCGGCTCATAAGCGAAACGAAGAGATTCTATCGCCAGCTTCTTCGTCATTGGATGAAAAGTGATGGACGTCATTGCAGTAAACACTCATGATTATAGAGATAAGCATAGCGTAAATCGATGAAGAGAAAATGAGTGTCCGTAAGCGGAAAACTAAAGGTACGAACCATTTCCTTCGTTTCAATATCGGAATAAAGGTCGGACAACAGCCCGGTATTCCAAGCCTTCATACGCATAACGTTCTCAAGGAAATATGGACGAAAAGCCCAGTTAGATCCTTTTTTGTGCGGCTCCATCTGCCATTCACTGTCACGCTTCCGAAAGTTGGCAGATACTTGCTGCCCTTCTCCATTACAAACGAACATCCGAAAACTCTCCTCATCAAAAAGATCCGTCACTTCTGCAATGAAAGTATCCGCTTTTTTAGGGCCCTCCCATTTTACCAGCAGTCCTTTCACCTTTTCTTCCCATTGCCTTACAAATAGCAGCCGTTCTTCTATAAGTGTGCGCTGTCTATGGACATATCTTTTTACCTTTTCGGACAGATCGACAGCCAGTGACTCCTTTTCAACAAGGTCAAACGACGGATACGCTAAGTAATACCCTTGGTAGTACCTGCTCCCATTTTTCCATGCGAAATAAAGCTGGAAATCATCCTCTATGTTTTCAAATAAGAGGGCTGCTCCTATCCTGTGGGCCAGCATAGACAAGGAAAACATGACATCCTGGAATTCGTCCCCGTTATGCTTACGGATAATGCCTGAATCTATTTTAAGAATATGCGGCTCTAATTGACGGATTCGGTCAATGTTCGAACTTTTTGCTCCGACGTGGTCTACGGCTACTTGAATACCGTACGTCTTGTAATATAGGAGAAGGTGACCGAGCGTTTCGAAATCTTCATCAAAATCATGCTCCGTCACTTCAATCACGACCCTGTTCAAGTGAAAACCTTTTTGGTCATACAAAAGAAGCGTCTCCAGAAGAGCTTCTCCATCGTTCACGAGGAGCTGGCTGGCATTCCTGTTGATGAACAGCATTCCGTCCTTCTCCTTCTCCAACATCTCGTCCATTGCAAGTTTCAACAGGTGTTGATCGACTTCCTCTTTGAATTCTTCCGGCACATCTTCATCTTGGAAAAAAGGGCCCAATGACTTCCAGCGGTCTTCATCCTGGATACGTCCCAATACCTCATATCCGATCACATCATGATCGATTGCTCCAATCACCGGTTGGAAGACAGGCTTGATATTATGTAAATTCCCAATGACATCGAACGGGTCCATGTGTCCTCCTCCTCTTATCCTTTTCCCACATTATACAACAATTCTGACTATGATCTAGAACATTTCCACCTTTTCTACCCATCTCCCCGCAACCTCAGGGAGCAATCGCAGCGATATTTTCGGCATGCTTTCCACTTTCTAAACAAACCGGCGCCGTATGTGTAAATACAGCAAAAAATAGTTCACCGATCTGGGCATTCGCACATACGTTATCAAAACAAGTGACTTTTGGAGGAGGGCGGGGTATGAAAGAGATGGAATCAACCTGCGTTCGTGTTAAAGAAGTATATGACTGGATGGAAACCCGTACATGTAAAGAATTGGTGCGCCGCGTACTCGTTCCTAATTCCACTTCCGAAGCAGAAGAGTGTATTTGTATTCCTTATTATGTAAGAAATGATTCAGAAGACCCTTCGCCCATTTATACAACCGTCGGTCTTAATGCTGTAGAAAGCTGTTATGCTGTAACCCATACATGCACCGGGAACTGTGAACTGACTATATTAGTCAATGGAAAGGAAGAGACTTCCCTCGCTTCCGGGGATACGCACCTGGCTGAAAAGGATCATCTAGAATCGATCACCATTCTTCCAGATCCTTATGGGCAAGGATGCAAGGGGACTTTGACCTTGGATATTTCTTACTCCGCCGGCTACCCGGCTCGCGAGTTTCAACGGAGAGAGCTCCCCTGTTATTTAACCACCGCAGAAGGAACTATCCTAACGTCTGCTGGTCCAGATACGTTCTACTGGCAGATTGAGAAAACATCCGAACAGCGCTCTTTCCCTTTGAGGGACGGAAGCCGGGTTCTGCTTAATAGAATTTCAGCAGCTTTCCGCACACACGTTACCGTAGATATTTATGATCGTGCTGGTGACGTCGTTACCCCCTGTACCTTCCCCGTAGAAATAGAAGAGACGTACTATCTATGTGCACCGGATGGTTGCAAATTCGAGGGATATGTTACTGAATTTCTTCCCAACGCATACGTCATCCCTGCAGAAGAAAATGGATGCGTATGTCTGGATATCCATCTATCCTTATGTATCTCCCATCACATGAAAGCCTTCGGTGACCGAACAGCAGCTATAAGGGGAGCACTATGTTCACCTAGAGAAGACATTCCTCTTCCATGTACTCCCCCACCTGTACCCATCTGTTAATACGTGCGTATATTTCTATGCGTATTACAAGAAGCATTTGCCGGCTCCCCTAATTCTTAAAAGAAGCTGGCGAAATACTTCTCGTTATACTAATTCGTCATCAATACGGATGATTGTAAGAGTAGCTCCTTGACCATCCTGCAAAGTTGCTGCACCCAGGAGGCCGAATAATTCAAGGCTAATCGTGTCTCCCACATCCAGGGATACTATAATATCCGCATTAAAACTGCTGACACTTAACACAGGGTTGGTCTCAGAGGCTTCCAATGGAGTACCATTGACCGTAAGTCTTGCTCCCAATAGTAATGCAGCTGTTGTATTTACTTTGTAGGACAAATAATAACGCCCGGAAAGTGTGATAGTAAATACCGTGTCTGTAGGATCTACTGTGATATTTTTTACATTCTGTGAGTTCGGTAATGGAACGGTTGTTCCTCCAAGTACCACAGCAATTAGAGCTCCTTCTGTATTAGCCGCGAATCCAGATGTTTCCGTAACAACAGGACCTGCTGGACCAGCGGGTCCTACTTCTCCTTGCGGGCCTGCCTCCCCCTGTGGACCTGCCGGACCTGTTTCTCCCTGTGGACCTGCCGGACCTGCCTCTCCCTGTGGACCTGCCGGACCTGCCGGGCCTTCAGGTCCTCTTAAACCGCGGACACAATCTCCACTTCCATCATAAAAGTTTATAGCCATTACTCTGTTTCTCCCTTCCATAATAGTAAGAATTCCTGCCCATAGCCGGAATTTTTTACACTGCATCACAATTGACTTGATAACGCGGCGTCAAACAAACTAACCCGGAGGAAATATCTCCTTCTTCGCTATCAGGTACAGTGACTTCAATGCGCGTAAAGTTCGTTGCGGTAAAGCTTACACTGCCCCCCGCATATACAATTAAAGGCGTGCCTACCTGCGTTCCATCATTATAAAAAGTGACGCTGATAAACTCGGCAGCACCAGAGTCATACGCAACGAAACCGGAACTAAAAACGTTCACTCCACTTGTCACATATATATCTTGGTTGACTCCCTGCGGCATGCTCCATCCTACGCAGACTTTATCCTTAACAAAATCACAAGATACCGTAGTATCCGTATTGAAACAATCAAAACAATCGGAACAACTCGCCATTCTTTTAACCTCCGTTCGCCATAAATAAGAACTACAGTCATATCGTATTAGTTAATATCTGAACCGGAGACGGCCAATGACTCATACAGGATGAATTTATAGGTATTTATAATTTCCTTTTTTAAATGTACATAGTAAAAAATACCGAGACCTCCTCCAAATATGGAAGAATATCGCGGTTTTATAACCCTTACTCTTTTGTTGTCAGTATTTATTGACCGGAGAAGATGTCAGGGCTCATCTTTTCCGGCAGATAAAAGGCGATGTCAGGTAGAAATGCCACGAATAACAACACGACAACCACCACTGCTATATAAGGAATAACTGCTTTGAACGAACGCTCCACAGGCAGCTTTCCGATCTTCGCAGCTAGTAGGAGACATAGTCCGTAAGGCGGGGTAACCAATCCTACAGCAAGCGTCATAACGGTAACGATCCCCAGCAGTACCGGACTTACATCGAAAGTCAATGCCACGGGAAGCAGGACAGGGATAAACAGAATCATGGCAGGTATGGCATCCATAAATGTTCCAACAAATAAAAAGAAAGCGATAACAATTAACAGGAAGACCCACTTGCTGTCAATGTTGTTTGCGAAGAATTGCTCCGCCCAAGTGGACAACTGATAATAACTCATCAATTCTCCAAGCGCATTTGCAGCTGCTAACGCAAACAAGGAAAGGGAACTTAATGTAAGTGTATCAACAAGAATTTTAGGAAAATCCTTGATTTTCAATGTCTTGTAATAAAACATCCCCACGATAACCGTATAAATAGAGGCGAAAGCTGCTGCTTCTGTAGCTGTAAAGATGCCTGTGATGATCCCTCCAATCAAGATGACAGGAGTCATTAATGCCGGGACCGCATCAAAAAACTGCTTGAAGAAATTTGATATTGAGGCTTTTTGATAGGTCGGGTATCCTTTCTTTAAAGCCAGGAAATAAACAATGACCATCATGGAAATGCCTACGAGGATCCCCGGGATAATGCCCGCCAGGAATAGAGCACCTACAGAAACATTCGTAAGTCCAGCGTATATAATCATAGGAATGCTGGGCGGGATGATAACTCCAATAGTAGAAGAGGCTGCAGTAACTCCGACAGCCGTACCGGTATCATACCCCTGCTTTTTCATATTGGGAATTAAAATTTTCCCAACTCCTGCTGTGTCTGCCTGGGAAGCTCCAGACACCCCGGCGAACAACATAGATACAAGGATGTTGGCATGGGCCAGTCCACCCTTTATATGCCCGACCATGGACAAAGAAAAATCAATGAGTTTCTGGGATATCTTTCCACTGTTCATTAGATTCGCTGCAAGGATGAACAAGGGAACTGCCAGCAGGACAAATGAATCCAAGCCGTTGAACATTTTAACCGGGATGGTGACTTCAGGAATATAAGGGATATTAAATATGCCCACGAGAGCAACGATTCCAATGACGAAAGCGATGGGAATCCCTATGACCATCAATAAAATAAAAATGCCGACTAATAATGGACCGATCATAGTGCTGCCTCCTCTTTGGAGAATTCCTTAATGTTTTTAATAACGTGGCCAAGCGTGTAAACTGCCATCGTAGCTCCCATAACAGGAACGGAAATCCACACATAGCCCATTTTCATAGCCTCTATAGATACCCATTCATAATCCCAGAAGCTGACGGCTGCCTGCCATCCAAAATATACGATAGCTGTACTGAATAATAGAATGATAAGATCATTAATCAAATACAGAACGTTTTTGTATTTCCCTTTTGCTTTCCTTAATAAGAAATCAAACTGAAAATGTTCCCTCCGGTTCACCATGACACCAGCCCCCATGAATACAGACCATATGAAGGAGTACGTAGCGAGCTCTTCGGTCCATATAGCGGAAATGCCCATAAATCGAGTGACTACTTGAATGACAATCGTAACGAAGAAAGTAAGAAGGAACACAACACCGATGGTCAGTTGGACTCTTTCCAGTAGTTTTATCATCTACACTTGGCCTCCCTGATGAAATTAGGAAGCCGGGATCGGCCGGCTCCCTTCCTTTCTATTCCAATTCTTTGATTTGCTTAAGGATATCCTGCGCACCAACTTTATCCGCCGTCTCCTTTTGGATCGGTTCAGCCGCATCCATGAATGGTTGGCGATCAATTTCGTTCACTTCCGCCCCATCTTTTACTGCCTGCTCCTTATACTCTTCTTCCTGGGCATTTACCGCTTCTCTTTCTGCCTTTACGGATGCTTCGGCAGCTTCTAAGACTGCTTTCTTCTGCTCTTCTGAATAGTTATCGAACTTTTTGCCGTTAATCAAAAGAAAACGTGTCGTATAGTCATGGGCTGTTTCAGTAATATATTTACCATTATCTACTTTGTGATGATTTTGCTGCACGAAATACGGATAGGAGTTTTCAGCCGCATCTACAACGCCCTGCTGCATTCCCTGGTACAGCTCTCCCCATGCCACAGACGTAGGAACCGCGCCGACCTGTTCCCAATAATCCGCTACTGCACCGGAGGTCTGTGTTCGATATTTCATGCCCTTAATGTCTTCGATTGTTTTAAGAGGTTTCTTTCCATAGTAATGTCGTACACCCGCCGACCAATATCCCAGCAATTTAAAATCATTCTTTGATTTCTCATTGATGATATCGGCCATTTCCTTTCCTATGGAACCGTCAACTACCTTTTCCCAATGGTCATAATTTTTAAATACATAGGGTACTGCAAAAAGGTCAATCTCTTCAATTCCCGTTTTAGACATAAAGCCGGGAGAAACAAGAACGATATCTGCTCCGCCAAGTTTTAATTTCTCCACCAACTCTGATTCACTTGTTCCCAATGTGCCTGCATGAACTTCTACTTCAATTCCCGCGCCTGCACTTTCAGCCGTTTCTTTGAAAGCTTCCATCCCAATTTGATAAGGGTTTTCCGGAGACGTTTGGTTATGAGCGGCTACGATCTTGATGCTTCCTTCTCCGGAAGGATTCTTAGCTTCACCATTGCTGCAGCCTGCTGAGACAAAAGCGATGATTGCAAAAGAACAAAAAGCCATTAGTAATTTCTTCATTAAATGTCCTCCTCCTATTGGATGCGCTTACATAGTAGAAAAAGATAGATTTATTTTTTTCTTCACCATCGAGACATAATCCTCGGTTAACTGTTCCAACGACGTGTAATCTTCGGTCTTTTGATAGGCAGAGGGTCGGACCAATTGGCTTCCAATCCCGACAGCATCCGCGCCGCTTGTCAAATATTCCTCCATATTCCCGAGATGAATCCCCCCTGTAGCCATAACTTTAATGTCAGGGAACGGACCTTTTAGACTTTTAATATATTGCGGGCCCATAACATGCGCTGGAAATACTTTAACCATTGCAACTCCGTACGTTAGCGCCTGGCTGATTTCCGTTGGAGTGAGGACTCCCGGAACACATAGTTTCCGGTATCGGTGGGTAAGCTTTATTGTGTCGATGTTCAATCCCGGAGATACGATGAATTCTGCTCCTGAAGCAATCATTTCCTTCGCCGTTTCTGGATCAAGCACCGTACCAGCACCAACCAGCATCCTAGTTCCGAACTCTTTCTTCACATCAGCTATCATGGCTGCCGCTCCAGGTGTCTCTGCCGTAATCTCCACTGCTTTTATACCACCTCTAAGCAAGGCTTCCGTAATGGGAACAATCTTATCTCGTTCTACCCCTCTGATGACAGGAGTCAGGCACAGCTTATTTAAGATCTCTTCCTGCACAGTTTCCCCTCCTATTCTAAATTGGCGTGTCTTGCCGCCATTTCTTCTTGATCGCCACCCACTACCTGTATAACCACAGCATCCAAAAAGAGGTGGACGGATTGATCAAACTGGTTACCAAGAGGCTGAATGGTTTCCGGTTCACCCGCGTTTCTTTTCTTCGTCGCTGCAGGAACAAGAACATATGTATCGCACTTATCCAGAATTGGCGCATCCGAATTAGTAGTAACAACAGCGGTTCTCGCTCCTGCTCCAGCCGCCGTTTCCGTATATTGGACAAGACCTGAGGTCGTACCGGAACCAGTTATGGCAATAAGGAGATCCCCTTTTTCGATAGTTGGTGTAATTGTTTCCCCGGTTACATACACTTCAAATCCTCCATGCATAAGCCTCATCGCAAACGCTTTTCCCATTAAACCCGACCGGCCTTCTCCCGTCACGAATATCCGATTTGCTTTGCCTAATTCCGCTGCAAGTTTCAAGGCTTGGTCCTCATTTATATTACGAAGCACATCCGTGACTTCCTTGGCTACCTCAACAATAATTTCCTTCAACCTTCATCGCCCCCTTTATAGCTTCCGCTTCCGCTTTTGGATTCTCTGCTTTCGTTAGTGCACTGCCCACAATGACGATTTGCGGTTCGTACTCGGACAAGGTCTTTATTTTAT
This sequence is a window from Bacillus sp. SB49. Protein-coding genes within it:
- a CDS encoding helix-turn-helix transcriptional regulator → MKNHLVAYRKKHQLSQDRLAEKLGVSRQTIISIEKGRYDPSLPLAFKIARIFQAAIEDIFIFEEEK
- a CDS encoding 3-ketoacyl-ACP reductase; translated protein: MAQQISNKIAYITGAGRGIGKATALALAEEGVHLGLMARTESSLHEVAEEAAKYGVKAVTAPVDISDIQAVNKAVATLEADLGKADILINNAGIGLNGSFLELEPEEWKRTFEVNVYGTYHVTRAVLPHMVDKNKGDVITISSSNGLKATAGSTSYSASKFAVQGMTEALMQEVRRHNIRVFTMNPSLVATELVFGDELEEKNQDKFMQPEDLAEFIISQLKLDQRIFIKQSLQWATNPF
- a CDS encoding NAD(FAD)-utilizing dehydrogenase, with amino-acid sequence MYDVTIIGAGVSAAFLACRLAQKRNPLSIKIIDKGKPLANRFCGSEIGQSCTCGQLCDRYFGFGGLGKSEGKFNYTNAFGGELYKKIGSRKAMEYMKAVDDILCDYGGDVKRIYHTWNKELAAEAREHSLEMLTTSVRHLGTKVSKRVFQNMFETLKKSISFSFQTDVYEVTSNENVFLLRTSEGIIRTKKVIFATGKSGSDWMLNQAAELGLKSLKTRLDLGLRVEMKRGQLDSILDRTFETKWRIAADEWEATTYCMNPDGRIIRKFQHGWTMADGQNQYEGGGPSGNLNFTLFVPQYFHTYEAAMKAASKVLGGINRKDERILVQRLGDLRQNKPTSTLTYNRVKPSLAADPGFLKDEVPDLYISAMETLLRRLENWTGVTMDEDTLLYGMDAKFYEPKMSTDRCFETEISGLYLAGDCSGETHSLSQAAASGVYIADVISKQLSP
- a CDS encoding GNAT family N-acetyltransferase, with the protein product MNPVMVDVKEKLETDRLILRIPEPGDGAEINASIRRSIEELRPWLGFVQQLPTVEETEANARESRAKFYLRTNLRYLLFEKESGSYVGTCGFHRINWNVPAVEIGYWLDKQATGKGYMREAVSVLTDYAFRGLHCARVEIRCESDNRRSRAVPEGLGFDLEGILRNEDKSVDGSKLTDTCVYAKVKTDV
- a CDS encoding GNAT family N-acetyltransferase; amino-acid sequence: MTSITFHPMTKKLAIESLRFAYEPPYDFYNVAVNEENVKERLDGSYVAAFVGENLIGFYCTGPSARVPAGYPFGAYERRCTDIGVGLKPSWTGQGKGTPFFKAVLDEVEKDSESCLRLSVATFNRRAIRLYSRMGFEADQAFYSGPDKFITMVREATGKKE
- a CDS encoding EAL domain-containing protein, which gives rise to MDPFDVIGNLHNIKPVFQPVIGAIDHDVIGYEVLGRIQDEDRWKSLGPFFQDEDVPEEFKEEVDQHLLKLAMDEMLEKEKDGMLFINRNASQLLVNDGEALLETLLLYDQKGFHLNRVVIEVTEHDFDEDFETLGHLLLYYKTYGIQVAVDHVGAKSSNIDRIRQLEPHILKIDSGIIRKHNGDEFQDVMFSLSMLAHRIGAALLFENIEDDFQLYFAWKNGSRYYQGYYLAYPSFDLVEKESLAVDLSEKVKRYVHRQRTLIEERLLFVRQWEEKVKGLLVKWEGPKKADTFIAEVTDLFDEESFRMFVCNGEGQQVSANFRKRDSEWQMEPHKKGSNWAFRPYFLENVMRMKAWNTGLLSDLYSDIETKEMVRTFSFPLTDTHFLFIDLRYAYLYNHECLLQ
- a CDS encoding BclA C-terminal domain-containing protein, which gives rise to MAINFYDGSGDCVRGLRGPEGPAGPAGPQGEAGPAGPQGETGPAGPQGEAGPQGEVGPAGPAGPVVTETSGFAANTEGALIAVVLGGTTVPLPNSQNVKNITVDPTDTVFTITLSGRYYLSYKVNTTAALLLGARLTVNGTPLEASETNPVLSVSSFNADIIVSLDVGDTISLELFGLLGAATLQDGQGATLTIIRIDDELV
- a CDS encoding S-Ena type endospore appendage → MASCSDCFDCFNTDTTVSCDFVKDKVCVGWSMPQGVNQDIYVTSGVNVFSSGFVAYDSGAAEFISVTFYNDGTQVGTPLIVYAGGSVSFTATNFTRIEVTVPDSEEGDISSGLVCLTPRYQVNCDAV
- a CDS encoding TRAP transporter large permease, whose product is MIGPLLVGIFILLMVIGIPIAFVIGIVALVGIFNIPYIPEVTIPVKMFNGLDSFVLLAVPLFILAANLMNSGKISQKLIDFSLSMVGHIKGGLAHANILVSMLFAGVSGASQADTAGVGKILIPNMKKQGYDTGTAVGVTAASSTIGVIIPPSIPMIIYAGLTNVSVGALFLAGIIPGILVGISMMVIVYFLALKKGYPTYQKASISNFFKQFFDAVPALMTPVILIGGIITGIFTATEAAAFASIYTVIVGMFYYKTLKIKDFPKILVDTLTLSSLSLFALAAANALGELMSYYQLSTWAEQFFANNIDSKWVFLLIVIAFFLFVGTFMDAIPAMILFIPVLLPVALTFDVSPVLLGIVTVMTLAVGLVTPPYGLCLLLAAKIGKLPVERSFKAVIPYIAVVVVVLLFVAFLPDIAFYLPEKMSPDIFSGQ